In Pseudoclavibacter sp. Marseille-Q3772, the sequence GTAGCCCATGAGCGGCGGTCGAGGACGCTCTTCTGTTAGCAGTGCGAAGAACGATTCCATGGCGGCGTTATCGCCGCAGGCGCCGACTCTGCCCATGGATCCGACCATGTCGTGACGGTTCAGGGCGTGCACGAATTTCCGGCTCCTGAATTGAGATCCTCGATCGGTGTGAACTACGCATCCGGCGACGTCACCTCGTCGGGCGACGGCGCTGTTCAGGGCCGTGGCAGCCAGATGTGACTTCATCCGCGAGTCGATGGAGTACCCGACGATCCGGTTGGAGTAGACGTCCTTGAACGCGCACACGTAGAGCTTTCCTTCACTTGGCCAGTGCTCCGTGATGTCCCCGATCCAGAGCCGGGTCGGCCCGTCGGCGCTGAATTCGTGCCGGGTGCGGCCCTTCTCATCGGTGACGGCGCAGAGGTCGTCGTGGACCGGTGGTCCGGGCTTCTTGAATCCGCTCTTGCGCTTCCCGAACACTGACCACCAGCCGTTGCTGGAGCAGATCTTCCACGCGGTGCGTGGCGTCATCAGCTCGCCGGCGTCGCGGGCCTTGTCAACGAGGAACCGGTAGCCGAACTCGGGGTCGTCTCGGTGGGCGTCGAACAGGGCGTTGGCGCGGTAGGCCTCGTCGAGTTCGGCGGTCGTGATCGGGTTCTCGAGCCAGCGGCAGTAGGGCTGACGGGCGATCTTGAGCACCCGGCACGTCACCGTCACGGGGATCCCATCGGCGGCAAGGTCGCGGACGAGCGGGTAGCTCATTTTCCCGGCAGATGAGCTTGGGAGAAGTAGGCCGTGGACCGCCGCAGGACCTCGACTTCTTGTTCAAGGGTCTTGATCCGCTTCTTCGCTTCCCGCAGCTCAGCCGACTGCACGGCGGTGGTCCCGGGGCGTTCACCGTCTTCGATGTCGGCCTTCTTCATCCACGAGTACAGCGTCGTGACGTGGATCCCGAAGTCCTTGGCGATCTGGGAGAGCTCAACACCGGGCTCACGGTTCCTGGCGACGCGAACCACATCGTCGTGGAACTCCTTGGGGTACGGCTTCGCCACGGGGACATCCTTCCAGCCCAACCATCTGGTTAGGACCTGTCGGTGTCACCTATCCGTGCAGCAGTCCCCAGCCTCGTCCGGTCGAGACAGCTAAAGGAAGCTACGTCTCTATAAGTGTGGACACGCACGCCTCCGAATTGCCCTGTGGCTCGCGACCATCCGCGCCAGCGCGGGGCAAGTTTCGACAAGCCTTCCGCTAGGTCCACAACGGCTATTGCCCCACGCGTGGCGCTGCGTGGCTGGGTCGTGAGTTATCAGCCGCGGACGGGGTTGACCCAGTGAAGTCCGGGGAAGCGGGCGAAGTCGGTGTCAAAGGAGCAGATGCTGGTGCCGTGTTCGATGGCAAGAGCCGCGAGGTGGGCGTCCGTGACGAGGTTCCCTTGTAGGTTACCGTCGGTGAGGAGTTGTCCGAGGATGTCACGGTGGCGGCTCCCAGGAACAGGCACCCAGGCCTGGTCGGCGTCAAGCCAGTCGGTGATGTAGCTCCACGCGTCCGCCGGGGCGAGAGGGTTCTCGGACACGCGGGGGTGGGTGATGATGCGTTGAAAGGCCATCAACGATACCCACGGCAGTCCGACGCGCTCGACGCCGTTCATTGCCTCGTCCAGCCAGGTCCGGGCAGCGGCGTGAAAATGTGCCCGGTCATCGACGGCGTAAAGCAGAACGTTCGCGTCGACAATCACTGGGCATCCTTAGCGTCGTACTGATCGAGCAACTCCAGGGTGTCGGCGATGTCGGAAACGTCGACCTTCAACCCGACACTTGCCGTCCGCTGCCGGAACCGCGCAGGTGCTTGCTTATGGTTCAAGCCCGCGCGGGCGAGTTCGTTGACGGCTTCACCCAGGCCGATGTGGCGCTCTCTGCGTAGGTGTTCCGCTGCCGCCGCAACCTCTGGGTCGAGTCGTATGGTCGTCCTCATATCGGCAGCATAACATCAGAGATGTAAGCAAGCTGCATCAGTGATGCCAAGAGGTCGGTTCTCATGCGAAACGCGCCCAAAGTCCTTTCCTCGCCACCAGTGACGAGGAAGCAAGAGGCGTGGGTTGATCGGCTCCACCACATTCGATCGCGGCATTTGCGCTTCGGGGGGATGAGGACCCCGTGTGGGCCCCGCTCGCGGAGGCTCGGCGTGTCGGCAGCAGGTCGTTGCTCCAGTCATTCTGCGGCCGTATTTCCAGGGCGTTGCCGTCGTGCGTCACCTTCAGCACTTATAGTGAATTGACGGCTAGCTTCCCAACGGAGAGAGATGTGTTGAACATGGAGAACACCAACCCGGCAAATAACCAGCTACCCAACGATGGCGCTCAGGGTCAACAGCCTGTGAACCCGGCTCAGCCGCCGGCAGGCCAGCTAAACCAGGCCCCGTCAGCTGGTGAACACAACACCTACCCGCAGTGGGACTCTCCAAACTCGAACGGTCAACCCGCGCCCGGTCAGCCACAGGCACAGCCGGCCGAGGGGCAGGGCCAGCAGTGGAACGGCCAGTCCGCAAACCCCGCCGGCGGGTACAACCAGAACCAGCAGGGTCAGGGCGGGAACAACCAGAACCAGTACGGCCAAGGCAGTAACAACGGCAATAGCGGCTTTGCAGGCCTGCTGCGCGAAACCGCCTTTACCCCGGGCAACCTGCAGCAGCAGATCTCGAATATGAACCTGCTGCAGCAGCTCACGCTCGGAGGCCTGGGCGGTGCCCTGCTGCTCCTGATCGGCTCGTTTGGCACTTGGGCGACGGCTACGAGCGCCGGATTTGGTTACAGCTTCTCCGTCAACGTTTCGGGGCTGCAGGGCGATGGTGTATTCACCCTGTTGCTCTCGCTGATCTACGCGGCCGCGCTCGCGATTCCCATGTTCGTGCGGATGGAACCGAAAGCTCGCGGGTACTTCCCGTTCGCAGCAATCTGCTCCGCAGGACTTGCAGCACTGACGGTCCTCATCGCATTCCTTCGGGCCCTGACCACAACCGGCGTTGGTCCAGGCTGGGGTCTCATCCTCGCCGTCATCGGTGCTGCGGCAATGCTTACCTGCGCAATCCTCGCATTCATGAAGGCACCGAAGATCAAGTAGTCGCTCGGCGCGAACGAACTAAGGGGTGGGACCCGAACGGATCCCACCCCTTTTGTGTTTCAGGCTGCGTTACGCGCGCACGGCGTGCTGTTCGATATAGGCACGCAGTTCACCCGCATCCGCAGCCATATCCACGGTGCGCTGCGGGCGCGCCAGCAAATCGGCCAATTCGGCGGAAACCTCCGCCTCGAAGCCGAGCGCCTCACGAACCGTTTCGGCAAACTTCTGCGGCTTTGCCGTCTCCAACACCAGCATCGGAACGCCCGGCTCCTGCCAGCCGCGGGCAACGGTCACACCATCGGCAGTATGCGGGTCAATAACGATCCCCGATTTCTCGTAGGTGGCGCGAATGGAGGCAAGACGGTCCTCGTGCGTAGACCTGCCGCTAACGAAACCAAACTCGCTGGTGAAGCGCTTGCGGAACTCACTCAAATCAAGCGACCCCGTCGCATCCAGCTCAGCCCACGCGCGCCGCAGCGCCTCGGGGTCGCTGCCGAGCAAAAGATAAACAAAGCGCTCAAGGTTTGACGCCTTTGAAATATCCATGGATGGGGATGAGGTCGCGAGCGTGTTCTCGCGAGAACGCGGTGTATACACGCCCGTGCGGAAGAACTCATCGAGCACATTGTTCTCGTTCGTTGCGAGTACCAGCAGGAACACCGGCAGCCCCATCTGTTTCGCGAGCAAACCCGAGAAAATATTGCCGAAATTACCGGACGGAACCGAGAACGACACCTTCACGCGGCCACGATCCGACTCAGCAACCGCATCCGTCGCTCGAAGCCACGTCCATACGTAATACACCGACTGAGCGATAACGCGGCCGAGGTTAATAGAGTTCACGGTCCCGAGGGAATTCGCCGCCTTGAAGTCGAGGTCACCATTGAGCTCTTTCACCAGCTGCTGGCAGTCATCAAACACACCGTCAACCGCAATGTTGTGAATGTTCTCATCCGGGAGCGAATACATCTGCGCACGCTGGAACTCGCTCATCCGACCCTGCGGGGAAAGCATGAACACTGCGATCCCGGGCTTCGAACGAAACGCGTACTCGGCGGCCGAACCGGTGTCACCAGAGGTCGCCCCGAGGATATTCAGCGTTCGCCCGCGCTTGGCAAGCACATACGGAATCGCCTCGCCGAGGAACTGCATCGCCATATCCTTGAACGCCAGCGTGGGCCCCTCGGAAAGCCCGACCAGCGCCGTGCGCTCATCAATCGGGGTCAGCGGCACCTCAGCTGCGAACTGGTCGCCATAGGCGCGTGCACACAGATCGCGCAGCTCATCCGGATCGATATCGTCCCAGAACAGGCCGATCACTGCGGCGGCTAGCTCGGCATACCCGAGCTCACGCCATGCTTCCAATTGCGCCGGTCCAATCTGCGGGATTTCCTGGGGCACCACCAGGCCACCGTCGGGTGCGAGACCTTCGAGAAGGATGTCGCTGAACGATGCGGGTGCCATTCCACCGCGCGTGGACACATACTGCATAGTTGACCTCGTGGTAGCTGATCTGGTTTGTCTATTCTGCCAGCGGCTACAGTGAGCCAGGTAACCAAACGTCAAGTTCTGCACGCCTGAGCACCCCCAAGTACGCCCAGAAAGCACCGAATGTCTACCGACTCACCACTACAAGCGCTGCCGCTGCTATTGCAGCAGGCAAAGCAGCAGGCGGATGCGGCACTGGGGCAGGCGCGTATGCGCGCGCAGCAGCGGGGGAGCAACCCGGCAGGCGACGAGAACCTACTCGTGCACGGCGACAACCTCGCAATGCTTGCTGATCTCGCGGTTGCGGTCGAAGCCGACTCCGCACGCGGTGCCGCTCTGATCTACCTTGATCCGCCGTACGCATCCGCAGCGGACTATCGCAGCCGCATCCAAACCACCCTCGCCGATGGCAGCAAGTTGGCATTGGAGCACCTCGCCTACAGCGATCGGTGGGCGAACGGCATAGGTGACTATCTCGCAATGCTCGCGCCACGGCTGATGCTCGCGCGGATGGCGCTGCGTGAAGACGGTGCAATCTGCACGCATGTCGATTGGCATGCCGCCCACTGGGTTCGGGTGCTGCTGGATGAGGTGTTCGGCGCCGAACATTTCGTGAACAACCTCGTATGGAGTTATCGCTCCGGCGGGGCCTCGAGAACCACCGCGGTTCCTCGAAAACACGACGATCTGCACGTGTATCGCCGCAGCGACCGGTTCCGCATTCACGGACAGCGAGAACGGCAGTATCTCGAAAAACCGTTTATGGGCAGCAAACGCGATGCAGCCGGACGTCACTATGTAGACACCATCCTGCGCGACGTACTCGAAGGCGAACTGCAACTCGTGAACGAGGACGGCACACTGAGTACGATCAGCGTTCGGCCGGTGCTGAACATCTCCGCTGAACGTACCGGGTACGCCACCCAGAAACCGATTGGGCTGCTCGAGGTGCTGTTGCGCTGGTTCACGAAACCCGAAGACACCGTCGTCGACCCGTTCGCTGGCTCGGGCACAACTGCGATCGCCGCGACGCGACTCGGACGTAACTGGGTGAGTTGCGACGCCAGCCCACGGGCCATTGCCGTGCAGCGGCATCGCCTGGATGCGATCGGCGCGACATACCGTCTCGCAGCTACCGAAGATGCGAGCACGCCCGAGAGCGACCCGCCGATACAGTGCGCCGTAACCGGCCGCATCCCGCCCGAAATTAGCCTGACGGCCGCACCCATGCAGGCAAGCGCACTGGCCAACCTTCGACCCGCGCGCGGACAGCGTGTGGATGCGATTGCGCACATTGCCGGTGATCCGCTCGCAGCAGTTGCCGGGTGGGTGTGTTGGGTCGGGGGAGAAGCAGTGGCCTCGTCGTGGCGGAATGCCAGCGGACAGCTGCAAACCACACTCCCGCTACCGGCCGATGCGGATGCGGTCACCCTCGAGGTCGTCGACCTGGTCGGGGCCTCCCGCTGGCGCCCGCAAGTGTCGCTTGCTGAACTACCATCGAAGCATTGACTCGGCACGGTCACGGTCCTCGGGGATGCCCGGCCACGACCTTGCCGCTTGGATCAGGAAGGTGACGGCATTCTCGATGACTCGGAGTGACGCGAACGCACAGGCCACACTTAGCAGCGATCAGCGCGATCTGGCGGCAATGATCCGCGAACGCATCACGGGTGAGGTGGACGCTTCAACGCTTCGGCGCGCCGAATATTCCAGCGACGCCGGCAACTATCGCATCACTCCCGAGGTCGTCGCGTTCCCCAAAACGACTGAAGATCTGATCGCAATCACCGATGTCTCTCGGGCTACTGCAACCCCGTTGCATATGCGTGGCGCCGGAACCTCGATCGCCGGTAATGCGATCGGCCGCGGAATCGTGGTCGACACTTCTCTCTACCTGAACCGCATCCACGAAATCGACCCGGTCAACAAGACCGCACGAATCGATCCGGGCGTGATCGTCGCCCAGCTGCAAAAGGCGGCGAAACCGCACGGATTACGATTTGGACCAGACCCGTCCACCTGGACACGCTGCACGGTCGGCGGCATGATCGGCAACAACGCCTGCGGCTCCCACTCACTCGCGTTCGGTCGCACCGCGGACAATATCGTCGAGCTGGATGTCATCGACGGCATGGGGCGTCGCTTCACCGCAAGCGATGACCTCAGCGTTGTTCCCGGTCTAGATGAGTTCACGCTGCGGCATCTGGCCACGATCCGTACCGAATTCGGCCGGTTTGGTCGGCAGGTCTCCGGCTATGCGCTCGAGGCACTCCTACCAGAGCGCGGGCATAACCTCGCACAGCTGCTGGTCGGATCCGAAGGAACCCTTGGTGTGGTCCTCGGCGCCACCGTGAACCTCGTTGACGTGCCCAATGCCCCGGTGACTATTGCGCTCGGGTACGAATCGATGTTTGCCGCGGCAGACGATATCCCCGCACTTCTTGAGCACAAGCCCGGCGCGATTGAGGGGCTGGATGCGCGACTGGTCGAGGCCGTGCGTCGCAGCCACGGTGCCGGGGCCGTGGCAGCGCTCCCGGAAGGTGGCGGCTGGTTGCTCATTGAGATGCCCGGCGAGAGCGAACAGGACGCACTCGACCGCGCGCACGCCCTGGTTGCCGCATCCGCCGCCACCGCAGCAAATATCGTGGCCGATCCGAGCGAAGCCCGGCCGATCTGGCGCGTACGCGAAGACGGTGTTGGGCTTGCTAGCCGCACTCAGGAAGGCGAACAGGCATGGCCCGGATTCGAGGATGCGGCAGTTCCCCCAGAACACCTGGGGGAGTACCTGCGCAAGTTCGATGCGCTCACCGAAGCCCACGGCATCTCCGGTATGCCCTACGGTCACTTCGGTGATGGCTGTATCCACGTGCGCCTAGCGATCCCGCTCGAACGCGACGGGGCTGCGCTGCGTCGTTTCATGCTGGATGCGGGCAGGCTTGTTGGTGAGTTCGGCGGCTCGATCTCGGGTGAACACGGTGATGGTCGAGCGCGCAGCGAGCTACTACCGCTGATGTACTCGGATGAAGCAATCGCTGCATTCGGGGAGCTCAAATCGCTCTTTGACCCAAACAATCTGCTGAACCCGGAAGTGTTGGTGAACCCGGCACCGCTGGACGCGGACCTGCGACGCCCGCAGGCATTACCGACCCCGCGCATCCGTGGCGGTTTCTCGTGGCATGATGATGGCGGCGATTTCACCCGCGCCGTGCACCGGTGCGTTGGTATGGGTAAGTGCCGTGCCGATAACCGTGCCGCCGGCGGGTTCATGTGCCCGAGCTACCTCGCAACAAAGGACGAAACCCATTCGACGCGTGGCCGCGCTCGAGTCCTGCAGGAGATGACGAACGGTCGCCTCGTAGCCGACGGGTTCAAGTCGAAGGAAGTGGAAGAGTCACTCGACTTCTGCCTGAGCTGCAAGGCCTGTGCAAATGATTGCCCGGCCGGCGTGGACGTGGCCGCCTACAAGTCCGAGACCCTCTACCGCAAGTATCGAGGAAAGCTGCGACCGATCAACCACTACGTCCTCGGCCAGCTACCGCGGTGGGAGAAGATCATGTCGCCGCTTGCCCC encodes:
- a CDS encoding type II toxin-antitoxin system VapC family toxin, coding for MIVDANVLLYAVDDRAHFHAAARTWLDEAMNGVERVGLPWVSLMAFQRIITHPRVSENPLAPADAWSYITDWLDADQAWVPVPGSRHRDILGQLLTDGNLQGNLVTDAHLAALAIEHGTSICSFDTDFARFPGLHWVNPVRG
- a CDS encoding CopG family transcriptional regulator, whose protein sequence is MRTTIRLDPEVAAAAEHLRRERHIGLGEAVNELARAGLNHKQAPARFRQRTASVGLKVDVSDIADTLELLDQYDAKDAQ
- the thrC gene encoding threonine synthase, translating into MQYVSTRGGMAPASFSDILLEGLAPDGGLVVPQEIPQIGPAQLEAWRELGYAELAAAVIGLFWDDIDPDELRDLCARAYGDQFAAEVPLTPIDERTALVGLSEGPTLAFKDMAMQFLGEAIPYVLAKRGRTLNILGATSGDTGSAAEYAFRSKPGIAVFMLSPQGRMSEFQRAQMYSLPDENIHNIAVDGVFDDCQQLVKELNGDLDFKAANSLGTVNSINLGRVIAQSVYYVWTWLRATDAVAESDRGRVKVSFSVPSGNFGNIFSGLLAKQMGLPVFLLVLATNENNVLDEFFRTGVYTPRSRENTLATSSPSMDISKASNLERFVYLLLGSDPEALRRAWAELDATGSLDLSEFRKRFTSEFGFVSGRSTHEDRLASIRATYEKSGIVIDPHTADGVTVARGWQEPGVPMLVLETAKPQKFAETVREALGFEAEVSAELADLLARPQRTVDMAADAGELRAYIEQHAVRA
- a CDS encoding site-specific DNA-methyltransferase, with translation MSTDSPLQALPLLLQQAKQQADAALGQARMRAQQRGSNPAGDENLLVHGDNLAMLADLAVAVEADSARGAALIYLDPPYASAADYRSRIQTTLADGSKLALEHLAYSDRWANGIGDYLAMLAPRLMLARMALREDGAICTHVDWHAAHWVRVLLDEVFGAEHFVNNLVWSYRSGGASRTTAVPRKHDDLHVYRRSDRFRIHGQRERQYLEKPFMGSKRDAAGRHYVDTILRDVLEGELQLVNEDGTLSTISVRPVLNISAERTGYATQKPIGLLEVLLRWFTKPEDTVVDPFAGSGTTAIAATRLGRNWVSCDASPRAIAVQRHRLDAIGATYRLAATEDASTPESDPPIQCAVTGRIPPEISLTAAPMQASALANLRPARGQRVDAIAHIAGDPLAAVAGWVCWVGGEAVASSWRNASGQLQTTLPLPADADAVTLEVVDLVGASRWRPQVSLAELPSKH
- a CDS encoding FAD-binding and (Fe-S)-binding domain-containing protein — encoded protein: MTRSDANAQATLSSDQRDLAAMIRERITGEVDASTLRRAEYSSDAGNYRITPEVVAFPKTTEDLIAITDVSRATATPLHMRGAGTSIAGNAIGRGIVVDTSLYLNRIHEIDPVNKTARIDPGVIVAQLQKAAKPHGLRFGPDPSTWTRCTVGGMIGNNACGSHSLAFGRTADNIVELDVIDGMGRRFTASDDLSVVPGLDEFTLRHLATIRTEFGRFGRQVSGYALEALLPERGHNLAQLLVGSEGTLGVVLGATVNLVDVPNAPVTIALGYESMFAAADDIPALLEHKPGAIEGLDARLVEAVRRSHGAGAVAALPEGGGWLLIEMPGESEQDALDRAHALVAASAATAANIVADPSEARPIWRVREDGVGLASRTQEGEQAWPGFEDAAVPPEHLGEYLRKFDALTEAHGISGMPYGHFGDGCIHVRLAIPLERDGAALRRFMLDAGRLVGEFGGSISGEHGDGRARSELLPLMYSDEAIAAFGELKSLFDPNNLLNPEVLVNPAPLDADLRRPQALPTPRIRGGFSWHDDGGDFTRAVHRCVGMGKCRADNRAAGGFMCPSYLATKDETHSTRGRARVLQEMTNGRLVADGFKSKEVEESLDFCLSCKACANDCPAGVDVAAYKSETLYRKYRGKLRPINHYVLGQLPRWEKIMSPLAPLVNGMFAIRPLRKLMLSLAGVDSRRTIPPIARRTFQQDRKRKLRAGEAVGVDAPRSDRARVLVWADSFSNGFAPGIGHDVVRVLDAVGLEVVTPEWSVCCGLTWISTGQLDGARARLAKLMDEFAPLVAEGVPIVGVEPSCTAVLRSDLLELFPEDPRARSIAENTFTLAEVLTGKAPVTVTNEGVLPSLAGTELVVQPHCHQHSVIGFNADRQLLTSLGADLTQLAGCCGLAGNFGLEKGHYEVSVAVAENSLLPALREASADAVFLADGFSCRTQADQLMGREGVHLATLLAERMTPDGNAR